A window from Kovacikia minuta CCNUW1 encodes these proteins:
- a CDS encoding glycine zipper family protein: MSRDQEKRDRRLETDADKSNINPDANPDPITGEPGAHPVGTGIGAAAAGAIGTAIGAAGGPVGAAVGAVVGSVVGGLAGKAAAESIDPTIEDAYWRENYASRPYAKTDRTYEDYSPAYRTGYEGYGRYYDQGTNYEDIEPELRRNYEANYSATNVGWEDAKYAVQDAWDRVRNNSLFNDEDDYWRQNYNTQPYYERNMTYDRYQPAYQTGYEGYVHYQNQGKTYDEVEPELQRNYERNYGSSGLGWDKAKHAVRDAWYRLDRTFKNRR, encoded by the coding sequence ATGAGTAGAGATCAGGAAAAACGCGATCGCCGTTTAGAAACGGATGCTGATAAATCAAATATTAATCCCGATGCTAATCCCGATCCGATTACGGGGGAACCCGGTGCTCATCCAGTGGGTACGGGCATTGGGGCAGCAGCAGCGGGCGCAATCGGAACGGCGATTGGTGCTGCGGGTGGTCCCGTGGGTGCCGCTGTGGGTGCAGTTGTCGGTAGCGTTGTGGGGGGGCTGGCTGGTAAGGCGGCTGCCGAGTCGATCGATCCAACCATTGAGGATGCTTACTGGCGGGAAAATTATGCTTCTCGTCCTTATGCAAAAACCGATCGCACCTACGAAGACTACTCCCCTGCCTACCGCACCGGCTACGAAGGATATGGTCGCTACTACGACCAGGGGACAAATTACGAGGACATTGAGCCAGAACTGCGGCGGAATTACGAGGCAAATTACAGCGCCACCAATGTGGGTTGGGAGGATGCAAAATATGCGGTACAGGACGCCTGGGATCGAGTCAGGAACAATTCCTTATTCAACGATGAGGATGACTACTGGCGGCAGAACTATAACACTCAGCCCTACTATGAGCGCAATATGACCTACGATCGCTATCAGCCTGCCTACCAGACGGGTTATGAAGGCTACGTTCACTACCAAAACCAGGGTAAAACCTACGATGAAGTTGAGCCAGAGTTGCAGCGCAATTACGAGCGAAACTACGGTTCTTCTGGGTTAGGTTGGGATAAAGCCAAACATGCCGTTCGAGATGCCTGGTATCGGCTCGATCGCACCTTCAAAAATCGGCGCTAG